The DNA segment CTGTATAAACAAAAACAATGTGTTTAGGCGAATGTATGCAAAACTTACGCATGCAAACTGTATAGGGCGTCAGAATCACTTGCCGGCGCTCAGATACGCAGTGAAAAAATTAATGCGAAGATAGCATGCAGGGAAATCAGATTATTCGTGTACGCGTTGTACCGATTAAATCTGAAGTTACTTCATTTTAAATGTAGCTGATTTCATTGGTCAATTACAGCCTCCAAAAAGTAGAGTACACTAAGTAATGGCGTAACTCGATTACTATCACGTTATTTTTGTTCAAATTTTTATCATCAGAAGACAAACACAGAAGGACAAGGATGAGCCGGTGCAGCTTCTTTCTTCTGTTGACTGTTGCGATTCCTACGCTGTTAATTTTTACCGTCAGTTGTTTTCCTAAGCTTTTGTGGATATTTTTTCTGTTTCCCTGTGAAAACATCAGGAGCGACACTGAAGAGTCTCTGTGTACGCGCTGGAGGGAAGAGCGAAGTTGTAACGTATACGAAGACCTTGTGCACCAGCTCGTAGCTTAAGAAAGCGCCGCACTTCGTTGTGGTTAGCACTCTGAGGCGACAAAGCTCAAGCTCACTAAACGTGACATTCTGTTGTGCAGTCTTGAAGAAATGCGAACTGCGGAACGCGAGGCTAGTCATATGTAAGCCATTCGAGCTTGCATATCCGCACATCCTCGCGCGTGCGGCTTTTCTGCCGCCCGACCACTGTCTCTCTATCGCGAAGGAGTTTTCCACGCTAGCACTAGCGTTTGCCACCAAGTTCAGGTTTTCGAAGTTATACCGGTGGTTACAACTTGTTTTCCGAATAAATGGTAACTGATTACTAggattactgaaaaaaaaattgttttactgAGGACATAACCCCTTGCAGGAAGTAATGAACGCATTAGAAAATTCGAAGAAAATGTAGTTTATTACAAGTAATcagttacttgtaacgcgttatgCGCACAACCCTGAATCACATGCAGGAAAGCACAGTCGCATAAACTGGTTGGAGGCGTTGCATTTACGATGGATTGTGTAGAAGAGAAGGCTTTGTATTTTGGAGTGGAAGGCAAGCTTGTTACGGCCATGTGTTCTTGTGGCCGAAtattgtagcaaaaaaaaaagaaaattaggaTGCGTTTGTTCAGGTATTCGACATGATGGTATTATTGGCACGTCTACCTGGAGTCCGTGTAGAAGCATTTTATGGCATGTAGCTAGCAAATTTATTTTGTTTGGCATTGCGTTTTAGTCTGACTATTGACTGTAACGGACAGTATTTTGAAGCGgcgcaattttttttgctttctccaAGTTCTTCCAGTGCGTGGAGGTCCAAACGGGATATTAAGCTTTGTTTCCGAATGCCCTTTGacaattcggcaagcgtctcagAATCAGCGCTGCAGCAGGCGCACCTGCTCCCGCCGTCCAATATGCAAGAAAACTGCGAGTCGGTGAAGAACAGCAAAAGGGAAAGAATGAAAACGCATTAACTGGAAAGACAAGCTCATTTTGACAAATTACTGTGCACGAAAAAAATGAAACACGAATGTTGCATGTCCAGGAATTTTTGTTTTTAAACATGAATTCTTCCGTTGCCAGGTGCAGTGACGTACTCGATCCCGAAACTAAGTGAAGCTTCCTGTCCCTGGCCGGGAACAAAAGCGTGAGCGGCAACGAAGTCTTGCGTGAAGCAAAGTGTGAACGTGATCGACTTCGAGGCCAGACCGAGCACCATCGTTAGATTCGCACTGAATTGTTAGTGTCGAGCCACAAGTTTAACCGTAGCAATTTTTTAAATACTTCGACCTACTTTGGAACAAATGCCCGCAGTTTCTTGCTTTTTTTAGTAACTCAGCAACGTAGAACTTTGTTTGGAACGGATCGCTGTTAATCTCCCTCCTTCACAGTACAAGCTCCACACACTCCTACTTTTGGTAGCTTACTGCTGCTTGATGAAAGTCTAAAGGAAATTAAGGAATAAGTGAGATCAGCGATGactataacttttttttttacttgtagtGTATTTGTCAGTTTCCTTTTCAATTTGGCCGCTCGATCGTCGATTGCGGCGGCTGCTGGGAGCTGGAGCCTCTTTCACAGCGGTTTTTATGCTTATGTGCCCGACTAGTGTGAGACATGCTGTCGATGGCAACTTAAGGTGTTCGTTTTTTTACACTATAGATAATCTATACGAGTACTCGCTATTACATAACCGGTCGGAAACCAATTCCAATGGAAAGGATCCCTGCTTGGAACGAAATTCCTGTTTGTGGCGTTCAACGTAATGTCTAAAAGGCGTTCGACAAAGAAACATTGTACGAGTGCTGGTGCACAGACAGTCTTCAGCGTGCGTGGTCGTTGTCTGTGAAGCACGACGCCACCAAAGCTGTTTTGACGGCGCATTTCCCTTGGTGCTATGTCTGGGCGCTGAAGACACGGCCGCCCGAGAGAGCGTACCTAACCGTTGCTTCCTGCTTTCTTCGGGCCAACATGTCGGGCTCTAATTGGTGCATTACGAGACGCCTGCAACGTGAAGCGTGCCTTGCTCTGCTGACTGGAACAGTCAACGAACTAagcgaaaaaaatagaaaaaaaatgacacgCTTAAGGATTGTGTCGGAGCCAACAAGGCAGTCAGGGCGTTCTTCCAGAGTTTCGTCTGCGCGAGGCCCCTCGAGGTACAACAGCAGTTAGCGCTGACGCGGAGGACGTTGCCGCAGATTGGCGCCAATCTACGCGGAATTCGCTTCGAGTCAGGGGAAGGGATCAATGACCTGGCACGTCGTGATGCGTTGGCGTCGCTCGCGTTCCCTGCTTTCGGAACGCTCAGCGTTGGCGTATAGCTTCTTCGCTTCGTCTAAGTGGCAACGATGAACTGACACTCTGTCGGCGAGGCGCCCCGACGTCACTTTCGCCCCGGAAGGGCACAAGGAGGCGAGCGGACTCGGAGCCGCTCATCAGCGCATCTCTGCCGGTGTCAGCAGATGCAGCCTCAAGTGCCCCACCATTCGCAACACTGTTGACCGAGCAGTCTGGTGGACCGTCTTAATTGCTATACTGACGCAGCACTCTTCCGGTTTCCTGATCTGTCGATTAATGGCTTAATTAATTTTTAAGCACCAAAGCCACACTGCGAAAGATGAAGCCCGCTGCTCTCGATGGTTgtggaatagtttcgaccacctggggttttttaacgacCACCAAAATCTTAGTACGAAGGTGTTTCTccattttacctccatcgaaatgtgcctgcctcggcTGGCTGCGAACTAGAGAGTCATAAAGGGGACTGCCTGTATATGGAACTCGTGCTATACACAGCCGCTAGGCCGCCGAATCTGTATTGAAACGCTGAACCCATTGAGCTAGGTCTCCTTGAAAAAAAGAGTGCCTAGCTCCCCTTGAGCACCACGTACGAGTGAGCTTACTAGCTAATCAAGTTCCTCAGGACTAAGGAGTTTCAATAGCCAGTGCGTCTCTTCCAGCCAGCCAGTTTGCATCAAACAGAGTCGAGGACCCACCCTATGCGTATGTTCATTTTTCTCCGAGCGGTGCGTACACGCATGTATGCTCACTTACAGGTAATATGCTCAGTTAAGAATAAAAGATTTTCACAAAGTAAAGTAAAAAGATAAAACAATTTTCTACTTCATTTATCTCTTGAACGGGTGAAAATATCCTCTATAATTTCTGTACCCCTTCAACTGTCGCCTTTTGCCACGGTGTAATTAAAGAGGCGAGGGTAGTGAAAAGGGATAGTGAAAACTTGCGGTCCTACAGTGTTCTTTCCTTCGTGAGGGCACGAGATATTGCGACTATCGTCTGCGTAGGTTCCGGGCACACAGATTTAATTTGCGTGTGCAATGGCAGTTGGTTTGAGCTTTTTATCGTCACGCCACTTCAGGCATCATTTGATACAGTTTGTTTTGTTTGGCAGTGAAGGAATCCGTGACAGTTACGACAGTGAACGCAAGTACTTGGGGGCCCAGTTTGGCAGCTGTGTCGCTGAGATGTATTGGAAATTTCCTCGGGTTAGACATTGTTACGTTCGATATCAAGCACgctaccagaagaaaaaaaatctgcttgGTAGAATTGTACGTTAAAAAAACTACCTTGAAAGCTTAAAAATATTATAGATACAGGCTTAGTTTCATATCTATATATTGGCCCCTTTCCCATGCCTGAAGAAAGAAAGTGTTCCTTGTTATTAATGCCGcataaatttttaaagaaaaggCGCCAAAAAGGGAACTGCAGACAGAGGAGAGACTCGCAAAACACAGATGTTGGCGCTGTGTGTATTTACTCCCTGGTGCCGTTCCTTTTTTGGTGCCTTTTCATGAAACAATGTTTAACCAAATCGCCTAATAGCATGTGTTAAGCATAGAATGAGAGGTAGAGGCTATACCGCATAGCCACGCGCTTTCCGCTGCTTCTGAGCGCGGATATGATACCTTTGACTCAATATCTCCAGTTTTTATATGCTTGTAGCGCGGACCAGCCCTCCAAAATGTGTGGCGTTTCGGAGAATAAAGAAAGGAAATTTGAAAGGGCACGCTTAGAACGTCCGCTCTGGTGAGTCATCTGCACACTGTTTCAGAATTTGTTGGCACTGGGGTGGAAGTTATAACCGGCGCCGGAAAATTAGGGACCTAGCTCCGAAATCTGTTTTCGGCTTACAGCGGTCCGTCTCCGTGATGCACAGCTATAGTACTGCAAGGCAGAGATGGAGCTTTCAGTTCAGGCTTTGGCATAAAAGTGTAGACGCATGTTACTGTACCACCGGCTCTTTGTTGGATGTTCTACCTGATTTCGCTTTGCTGCTTGCTTTtctccgttttttttgtaacccaGCGCGTTGCGCGGACGGGTGCATCCCCAAACGCCCTAGTTCTACAGCGTTAGCTGTTACTATAGCTCTTTTTACCGGTCTTGCGGCGTCGTTGGCGTCCGCACTATGAACAGCCAGGGTGAACAGCACTCGCTGCCGTTACGTATGACGGCTGTAGAAAGTGCCATGGCAAcgggaagaagaaaaagaagaaataattcttCCATTCTCTTCGCGCTTTATATGTCATCAGGATTGATGGCATGCAGTTTCCGAAGTGGAGACGAGGCATTTGGAAGTCGCTGTAGGATTTGTATCGCCATTTATCTCAAGAACTGGAAGCAGCTAGCGCGCTCTCTCACGGTTCCTTGGTCTAGTAAAATGTTCCCTCTGAAGATGTCATCTTCTTTAAAGTCGCGCTGCGCACGCCTGTAGGCTCCCTAGATACCCTAGCTACGCGTAGGGGCGTGTCGATGCGCACCATCCTCGGTGACACAGATGGTTCAGTTAAAAAAATTGGCTAGCAGATGCTGAAAATAGAAGATCAGAGTAGCCAGAAAGTATAGCCAGGAAGCCAACCCGAATTTTCATCGTCAGAAGGGGTCGTGAATTAGCCATTTAGGCGCAAAGTAGCCACCAACGGCAGCCCTGGAGTGGGGCTTAGATTTCGTACTTGCCTCTTGCATCGTTTAAAACTTAAGCGACCTCAAGTGAAAAATGTCGTCTCATTTCGCGGCATCTTCACTAACGTATACTGGTATACTCTCGTTCACAGCTCACCCTCTGGAGTCTGACGCTTAATTTCTGCCAAATAACCTCGGACGCGTACTTCTCATGACGCTGGCAACAATGTGTTCTTGGCGGTCACGCGCCGCTCAAGGGCTGCATGCCCAGCCAACGCCTACAAGACATACCGACCGGTCAGAGCagccgcctcacattcgggagctGCTGGGAAGTGCGCGAGGTGCTGGGAACAATAACCAGTGGGTGCCCGAAAATGCAGTTTTACCCATGGGTGCCCGGCGGCGGGCTTGTCCACGCCTTACCCTAACGGCGCaaaactgaggaacgagctaagGATAGGTGACGGTGCAGCCACTGGGGCCTAGTGGTCGAAGTATTTTCCTCGTACTGCACTCGTGGTGCGCACGAAAGGctgtgccgacggcaccgacgaCAATGGCGCAAAAGCGAGGAAAGAGTTAAAAAGAGCGAACGCTCTGAAATTTGTTCACCCAGTTTCCTTAGTTTTTTTAGCGGGCGCTCTTTTCCCCCCACTTGAGAAGGCACGATGGCGATTGGAGAAGACGACAGTAGGGGAGGGCTTGATTTTCAGAAACTGGCTCactgtaaggccgcccctcttttccagctgcatacctttgcagaaagcaggacgccggcacacgcggaaaccgctccccagtatacgCCTTTTCACTGTTTACAAACACGCGCCTCTGGCGCTCATTGACTGCTCCCACTAAACTTCCGGCGAAGAACTTCCGGCAGTGTTTTTCAGGCGGCGCGATACGGAGACCCCGACTATCCGTGCGTGTTTTGAGGCTGTGCTTACGTTCATTGTGCGTCGCTTGTACAAAAATAATGTCAAGTGATTATTTTAAGAAGCTGGACACCGAGGCGCAAGTGCGGTACCGCGCGAAACTTTCGTTCAGAGGTGAGGAGCTGCCTGACGCTCTCGACGACGACGTTGTCCGGTTCGCCTTTACATCGGGCCCACGAAATCTGCCGCCTGTGACAGTAGCAGATATTTATTTGTATCTTGTGGAAGGCGTGTGTTTTTACACGAACGAACAGTTTAAGTCTTACAAACTTGAAGATGCGTACAACGCATTCATATGCGCGAAGGTGAAGCAAGTGAAATCTTTCAAGGCGGGAGCGCACGGAGACGGCGTTGTTGTTATTGCGGCGACTGTGGAAGCCAGCCAAACGCTTTCGAAGTCTTACAAGGCGTGGTGCATCGTGAAGGAGGATGGAACCATCGAAAGTGCGCATTGCACTTGCATGGCCGGGTAAGTAGGCGAATCATAATAAGAGCTACAATGCCATGAGCCTTTACCTtgccttatttttcatttttatgaatCAAACCACAAAGAATGAAGACTTTCCCGTTTTCGAAAATTCTGTACTAGTTCCGTTACAGCGCAGAAAAGCGCTACTGTTCGCCTAACTATGCGCGTGTAATGAAATGTTTGCCATACTGCCGTAATTCGTCATTGTAAACTTTGTTTCCTGTGCTAACAGCCGCCCgagcgcggctttatcgctttgctcgCCGCATGCAGATTTGTCCAGAATTATCTCGTTTTGTTTGTGACACGCTGCCGCATCTGGGCTGTTCTAGATTGTACTTGTCATTTGTAACATGTTATCTGTAACTTTCCATACTGTCTATTTCGAGGATCGACGAGAGCGCTTGTGATCACCGGCGCATATTATTCATTCGTGGGGCGCAACTCAGCCCAATAATCCGTTTGTTCAGGCAGCTGTTATTGGTCTCCATGCAAGTCTGCTTTATTAAAGCCACTACTTTGCGACAATATTCATGTCATAGTTAGCCAGATCATTTGTCGATGCTTGACTGCATGATGTTGCATTCATCCTAATCGAGTTGCCTTGTGGATGACAAAAGTCGTCAAATCTCACCCTCCAGCATTCTTTTGTACAAGGCATTTAAACTTTTTCAAGGGCCACAGTTCTCACCAATAATTACAGTTGTTTGTGAACTTTTTATTTCTCATGTTTCCTACTTATTTTTCAGCCTTGGGGAATGCTGCACACACGTGGCTGCACTCTTGTTTAGAGttgaggcaactgcgcagtaTGGCCTGAATGACCCGTCCCCAACTGATGTTGCATGTAAATGGATTGAGGCATCAAAGGGAAGCACAGTAAgtctttgttttcattctgtCATGAACAGAGTTGTGAGCAAAATTGTAATTGACACTGAACTTTCCACAGGCAGCACCAGTCTCGGAGATTGAATTTTTTAAGCCCAAAATAGGCCGTGCACCACCCCAAGTCAGCGAGGCACCAGACTACTCAGTACCAGTGCTCACGGATGAGCAAGTGTCAAGGTTTCTTCATCAAGTGAAGGTAAGGACTTCTCATTAAATAAATTTTGATACATACGTAGAGAaaggacacacacaaaaaatgctcACTGTTTGTGCAACTGTAAAGAACCAGATCCACTGACATTGCAAATAGGGCACTAATTCCAATACTGTTTTTTCAGGAAATTGCacaaaacactttgatcctgactTCAATCTCTGACAGCGAGGACACAGATTCTGCCCCTGAGACAGCTGCCCTGGAACCTGTACGAGTGGGCAGATGCAAGCAACTCTCTGCGAAACCGCCCCTTGCTGAAATATACCAAGACCTCGACATAGACGAGGGAAAAAAAGTGGAACTGACACCtgcatgctgtagtgaaattgagGAAGCTACTCGAGGCCAAGCAAGGTCACCAAGATGGTTACAAGAACGTCGAGGGAGGATCACTGCCTCTGTAATGCACCGTGTCGCAGCATGCAGAACAGGTGCAGCAGACCTTGTTGCGGAGATTATGGGATACGTGAAGACGCCTCAAGTTTCCAACCTGCGGTGGGGCTCCGAAACAGAGAAGAAAGCTGTGCAGGCATTTATAGAAACGGAGTCTCAAAAACATGTGGACTTCAGTCTTCGAGACTGTGGTCTTTTTATTGCAAGGAGCATGCCTTTTATTGGAGCATCTCCAGATGCACTAGTGTCTTGTTCATGCTGTCCAAAATCAGTACTAGAAGTGAAATGCCCTGCAACTATGAAAGATGCTTCACTGACGAAGGGCTTAACTAAACTGGCATATCTGAATGAAGACTTGCAGCTCAAGCATAACCATGCCTATTACACACAAATTCAGGCTCAAATGGCTCTAACTGGGCTGTGTCAGGCATATTTTGTGGTATTTACAGGTTCCTCTCTAACAAAAGAAATCATAAGCTTTGACGAGACATTTTGGGCAGCTACTAAACTCAaggcagcaaacttttttttcacctACATATTCCCGGAACTACAGTCAATGCACATCTTCAGTCAAATCGAACGTGCAAAGAAGACATGTCACTGCCGAGGCACCAAGTTGGGCCACATTGTGGAATGCTCACTCTGTGAGGCAACGTTTCACCTCAAGTGTGTAAAACTTAGACGCACACCTCGACAATGGATTTGCACTGCATGTCAACATAATGGGCAGACTGCTGATGAGTAAGGACAAGGCCAGAGGAgctagtgctgctgcttttcACATTCCCTCTTTGAAGTGTACAGGGTCTGTTCGCTTTACcgaagtcgtgtcctccacaacagCTGAAAGCGTTGCCATTCAGGCAGCTCTCAAGAAGCTAGGGTCTTgtacggctcaacctgttgttatCCTGTCGGATGAataaaaatctgcccttcaaaggttacaGTGTGGGTTCCCTACTGATGCTTTGTTTCTTAGCGGTCTATGTTTGTTGCATAATCTGAGCAGcagaggcttctctatacgcttccaATGTTCAATGGGTGGCCTCGCATACAGGTCGCGCTCGCGCTAGATTATGTAATTTAGTTACTGTAGGtgccgctacggtggagcaattgtagGCAGAAACCTCAAGGCTAACCCTGTAGCTTACAGCATCTCAACTTAagcacaagcttttttttttttgctgaacactCCAAGTGTTATATTTTATCACATTCGAAAGGCAGATAAACACTGCTTGTTTGACAAAATATTTTCACTTCAAGGACTAATGTCGGATGCATTTGTCGGATGTGCAAACTCAAATATAATAGATTTTAAATACAGTACGCCTTCACGTCCCAAGCAGGgaacatataaaaaaaactgatacagaagcaaacagcaagtaaaaatttgaaCACCTGCTCTGAGGACAGAATAACTATACAAGCAGAAAACAAAAGCCCAATTCTCAACATGTGAAAACAAGCAACAGGAAATACTTAAAAACTGAGTCAAACAATATGCAGTAATTGACTGCAGAGAGTGCAAGAAGATAGAATAAACAAATGTGAAAAGATCAATGTGGGCAACATCAACAACATGAATTACTGTGTACACACAGTGCAGACACATTGGATGTAGTAGAAAAGATAAATACATGCAATGAAAAGCATGGTCACACACACATGAGCACTTGCTGTTCTATCACAGTGTGTGTACACGTAGTGCAGACACACTGGAAGTAGTCGAAAACATAAGTACACACTATGAAACTATATGCAATGATTGTCAGTATGGTCACACACACATGAGCATTTGCTGTTCCATCACAGCATGTCTGTATTCATGTTTCCTCACAGCACCGCACTTTCGTGGAAGAGAGTTATGAAGCACTTCTGCGCTGAGAATTCTTAATGATAGGGGTTTGCAGATTAACTAAAGCAGAGCACACCACCACCACTTTATCTATGGATGCGAGGTTCTTGTCGCCAGTCCTCTTCACGAAATTCAAAGGCAGCACAGTCTGGAAAATTCTGAaaactttcaatctttgtatggcCCTTTCAACATGGATGCGCACGCTAGAGACTTTCCTAGACGTTGTGACCTCAGCACCAGGTAGCTGGGCACGATTCTTAGTCAGTGATGGCATGAGAAGTGTTGCACCTCGTGCAGCAAACATCTCACCGCATCTAAATCCTCGGTCAACAAGAAAAACATCCCCTTCCTTGACCTTGTCTAGGAGACCACTGCGTAGAGTAATCTCCTTGTCAGGCGTCCTGCCTCCCCATGCTTTTGATACGAAAGTTATTGCTCCTGAAGGTGATATTACAACTAGTATTTTTACTGTATTATGGTGTTTGTAATGAGAATATGTCTGGCTCCTTGCTGTCATTAATATCGGCCTTTGTATGAATACTTCAGTACAATCAATGATGCCAGTTACACCATCAAAAAAAGGGTCCTGAAACGCCGCTGGCCGATTAGCTTGAAGTGTCTGTCGGGAAGGCCAGATTATCAACTTTGTCATGTTTGCAGCAAGAACATCAAGCCATGCATGAAAAAATGAACTGACAGTGGCATTTGAGATGCCAAATCTGCATGACAAATCTTGGGTAAGGAGACCCAAACGAAGTCTCATGAGTACCATGATGAGTTGTGTTTCTGCATCAAGCCATGTGGCACATGACGGCTTCCATGCTGACAGCACAAACTGCAGGAAAGCAGTGAACATGGCTGTAGATACAAACCCTGTGTAAAACTTTACTGTTTTGGCTGACTGCATTACCACTTCTTTGGTTATAATAGCATGGTTTGtatgcttgttttcaagttcacCAGCCTTTTGCTTAGCTGCTGAACACTCTTCCTCCAGAGAGGCCAAACGCTGCTTAAGCCTGCCATTCTCTTCAATAAGATGGGATATATTCTGCATGCTGAGATCAGTTTCTGTTTCCATGTGGCAATTCTCTACCACGGAAACAGTTGCAGTCGCAGATAGTGCAGTATCATCCGCGTCTTGTCCTGCGCCAGTCGTGTTGAGCCCACAGTCAAGCACACTTGGCCCAGGATTACATGCAGCAGGTCTGGATGCTTTCTTCAATCCATCCTTTCGAGCAGCGCGTTGGAACCTAGAAATTTTCTGGGCCACATTTCCCGAGGCACGATAAGGAAATATGGAGGGTACATAGTCGGGATGCGTGGGGTCAGATGATGGtttacctaaagaaagaaaagaatgtttgaaaattagtagccacatgtgcactcccaaatgcaaaaaaaaacaaaaaaaaattggctgaaatGCACCAAAGCAATATTGCCCAGGACTTCTctaggaaaaggaagaaacactAAGG comes from the Amblyomma americanum isolate KBUSLIRL-KWMA chromosome 1, ASM5285725v1, whole genome shotgun sequence genome and includes:
- the LOC144115682 gene encoding uncharacterized protein LOC144115682; translated protein: MSSDYFKKLDTEAQVRYRAKLSFRGEELPDALDDDVVRFAFTSGPRNLPPVTVADIYLYLVEGVCFYTNEQFKSYKLEDAYNAFICAKVKQVKSFKAGAHGDGVVVIAATVEASQTLSKSYKAWCIVKEDGTIESAHCTCMAGLGECCTHVAALLFRVEATAQYGLNDPSPTDVACKWIEASKGSTAAPVSEIEFFKPKIGRAPPQVSEAPDYSVPVLTDEQVSRFLHQVKVRTSH
- the LOC144115681 gene encoding uncharacterized protein LOC144115681; its protein translation is METETDLSMQNISHLIEENGRLKQRLASLEEECSAAKQKAGELENKHTNHAIITKEVVMQSAKTVKFYTGFVSTAMFTAFLQFVLSAWKPSCATWLDAETQLIMVLMRLRLGLLTQDLSCRFGISNATVSSFFHAWLDVLAANMTKLIIWPSRQTLQANRPAAFQDPFFDGVTGIIDCTEVFIQRPILMTARSQTYSHYKHHNTVKILVVISPSGAITFVSKAWGGRTPDKEITLRSGLLDKVKEGDVFLVDRGFRCGEMFAARGATLLMPSLTKNRAQLPGAEVTTSRKVSSVRIHVERAIQRLKVFRIFQTVLPLNFVKRTGDKNLASIDKVVVVCSALVNLQTPIIKNSQRRSAS